From Methylococcus capsulatus:
ACCCATATCGATGCCTCCGTGGGCCAGCGGGTGAAGCGGGGGCAGAAGCTCGCAGTGTTGAACAGCACCGAGTTTTCCGATACCCAGCGGGCCTTCCTGAAGGCGCTTGCCCAGAAACAGTTGCACAGCGTGATCGTCGAGCGGGCGCGCAAGCTCTACGAATCCGGCGTGATCAGTGAGCTGGAATTCCAGCGCCGCGCCAGCGAGCTGTCGCAGGCGGAGACCGAGTACAACGCCATGGCCGATCAGTTGCAGGTACTCGGCATGTCGAGCGAGTCTCTCGCATTGCTGGAAAAGACCCGGGTGATCCAGCCGCTGGTGCCGGTCGTCTCCTCCATCGACGGCATCGTGATGGAGCGTCACGTCAGCCAGGGCCTGGTGGTCCAGCCGGCGGACGTCCTCTTCGTGGTCGCCGATCTGTCCCAGCTCTGGATTGTAGCGGAAGTGCCCGAACAGCAGGCCGAGTGGGCACGGCTCGGACAGCAGGTGGAGGCGGAAATCCCGGCGCTGTCGGACCGGCGGGTCAAAGGCCATCTAGTCTACATCGCTCCGACCGTCGATCCCGAGACACGCACCGTCACGGTGCGCATGGAGGTCGCCAATCCGGACGGCTCGCTCAAACCGGAGATGTTGGCGACCATGTTGATTTCGGGCAAGGTGAGCCGCTTGCCTATGGTGCCGGCGGAAGCCGTGGTCCGGGATGGTGATCAGGAAGCGGTATTCGCGCCGGCGGGAGCGGACCGGTTTCGCCTGGTACCGGTGAAATTGGGCAAGGAGGTCGGCGGCCAGCGGCCAGCGCTGTCGGGTCTCTCGGCCGGCGATGAGGTGGTGACCGAAGGTTCATTCCATCTCAACAACGAACGCCTCCGCCGGGAGCTGGAGCAGTAATCCGTGATCGAGGCTCTGTTGCGGGCCGCGCTCAAACAGCGACTGATCGTGCTGGTCGTGGCGCTGGCTCTTTTAGGCTTCGGTCTGGATGCGGCGCGCAAGCTGTCGGTCGACGCCTTTCCGGACGTCACCAATGTCCAGGTGCAGATTGCCGCCGAAGCCCCCGGCCGCTCGCCGGAGGAGG
This genomic window contains:
- a CDS encoding efflux RND transporter periplasmic adaptor subunit; the protein is MRFASVGGMRVAQLAGTAVFLWACQGEPEPERSERVQADIAATAAPQEATEPDGAVVTVPPDLMKQLRIAVVSEGELHEPLRVPGRVGIEEFRRLARIGATVTGRITHIDASVGQRVKRGQKLAVLNSTEFSDTQRAFLKALAQKQLHSVIVERARKLYESGVISELEFQRRASELSQAETEYNAMADQLQVLGMSSESLALLEKTRVIQPLVPVVSSIDGIVMERHVSQGLVVQPADVLFVVADLSQLWIVAEVPEQQAEWARLGQQVEAEIPALSDRRVKGHLVYIAPTVDPETRTVTVRMEVANPDGSLKPEMLATMLISGKVSRLPMVPAEAVVRDGDQEAVFAPAGADRFRLVPVKLGKEVGGQRPALSGLSAGDEVVTEGSFHLNNERLRRELEQ